A window from Hemicordylus capensis ecotype Gifberg chromosome 2, rHemCap1.1.pri, whole genome shotgun sequence encodes these proteins:
- the FLOT1 gene encoding flotillin-1 isoform X3, with amino-acid sequence MLAAACQMFLGKSEAEITHIALETLEGHQRAIMAHMTVEEIYKDRQKFSEQVFKVASSDLVNMGISVVSYTLKDIHDDQDYLHSLGKARTAQVQKDARIGEAEAKRDAGIKEAKAKQEKLSAQYLNEIEMAKAQRDYELKKATYDIEVNTRKAESDLAYQLQVAKTKQKIEEQKMQVMVVERTQQIQIQEQEIVRKEHELEAKVKKPAEAERYRLETLAEAERTQLIMQAEAEAESARLNGEARAYAIEAKARADAEQMAKKAEAFQQYQEAAMVDMLLEKLPEVAEEISKPLTSVKKITMVSSGTGDVGAAKMTGEVLEIMNKLPDTIEKLTGISISQQINQKKPGRMN; translated from the exons ATGCTAGCCGCTGCTTGTCAGATGTTCCTGGGCAAATCAGAGGCTGAGATTACCCATATTGCCCTGGAGACCCTGGAGGGGCATCAGAGAGCTATCATGGCCCATATGACTGTAGAG GAAATCTACAAGGACCGACAGAAGTTCTCGGAGCAGGTCTTCAAGGTAGCCTCCTCTGATCTGGTCAACATGGGAATTAGTGTAGTCAGCTACACTCTCAAAGACATCCATGATGACCAG GATTATCTTCACTCTCTGGGGAAAGCCCGAACTGCTCAGGTGCAGAAGGATGCCAGGATTGGAGAAGCTGAAGCCAAGAGAGATGCAGGCATCAAG GAAGCAAAAGCCAAGCAAGAGAAATTGTCTGCTCAGTACTTGAATGAAATCGAAATGGCCAAGGCCCAGCGGGACTACGAGCTGAAGAAGGCTACCTATGATATCGAGGTGAACACGAGGAAAGCTGAATCTGACCTAGCCTATCAGCTCCAG GTAGCCAAAACAAAGCAGAAGATTGAGGAACAGAAGATGCAGGTGATGGTGGTGGAGCGGACCCAGCAGATTCAAATCCAGGAGCAGGAAATTGTCCGTAAGGAGCATGAGCTGGAGGCCAAAGTCAAGAAACCTGCAGAAGCAGAGCGCTACCGACTGGAGACACTGGCTGAGGCTGAAAG GACACAATTGATCATGCAGGCTGAGGCTGAGGCCGAATCGGCCAGG TTGAATGGTGAGGCTCGGGCCTATGCTATTGAGGCCAAGGCCCGGGCTGACGCCGAGCAGATGGCCAAGAAGGCAGAGGCCTTCCAGCAGTACCAGGAGGCAGCCATGGTTGACATGCTTCTGGAGAAGCTTCCAGAG GTGGCCGAAGAGATCAGCAAGCCCTTGACTTCAGTGAAGAAGATCACCATGGTGTCAAGTGGGACTGGGGATGTGGGAGCTGCCAAAATGACTGGGGAGGTGCTGGAGATCATGAACAAGCTGCCAGACACCATTGAGAAACTCACTGGCATTAGCATATCTCAG CAGATAAACCAGAAGAAGCCAGGACGAATGAACTAA